The following coding sequences are from one Lolium rigidum isolate FL_2022 chromosome 6, APGP_CSIRO_Lrig_0.1, whole genome shotgun sequence window:
- the LOC124667729 gene encoding 9-beta-pimara-7,15-diene oxidase-like, with translation MVMEMEPSSATLFFLSVVTLVILVSLVSRKPSIKLRRPPGPRDLPFVGSLHHLLTSQPHVALRDLAKTHGPVMRLRLGQVEAVVVSSSAAAQEVLRDNDLSFASRPNLLATEIMCYGNLDVAFAPYGAYWRALKKLCVLELLSSRKVRQFKPVRDSETMSLIKEICAAGKGGKPVKLRSLLVKCTSSVTGKATFGERCDIDLREQFMAAMEVAQIHSSGFCVGDLFPSLGFLDVATGMRYQLWRARKQLDNVVDKIIRDCEARREEKKSTPTGDEDLLSLMLRIRDEGGSDFPIETINIKAIIVDLFTAGTETTSSTAEFVMSELMRNPKVMKKAQEEVRRMMENKSPQDHENHMDELPYLRMVIKETMRLHPVVPLLLPRLCRESCHVGGFEIAKGTRVIINAWALATSPENWNEPEEFMPERFEDSVVVNDKGTQFKLMPFGGGRRMCPGDGFALATLELMVARLLYYFEWSLPDGMRPDELDMDVKVGTTSRRRNELRVVALPCSIPIEI, from the exons ATGGTCATGGAGATGGAGCCAAGCTCAGCCACTCTCTTCTTCCTCTCTGTCGTCACACTTGTCATCCTTGTGTCCCTAGTTAGCCGCAAACCTTCCATCAAGCTGAGGCGGCCTCCCGGTCCACGTGATCTGCCGTTCGTCGGgagcctccaccacctcctcacgTCACAGCCGCATGTTGCTCTCCGGGACCTGGCCAAGACGCACGGCCCGGTGATGCGTCTACGGCTGGGCCAGGTCGAGGCCGTCGTGGTctcctcgtcggcggcggcgcaagAGGTGCTCCGCGACAATGACCTTTCCTTTGCGTCGCGGCCGAACCTCCTGGCCACGGAGATCATGTGCTACGGTAACCTCGACGTTGCCTTTGCGCCCTACGGCGCCTACTGGCGGGCGCTGAAGAAGCTCTGCGTGCTGGAGCTGCTCAGCTCGCGCAAGGTGCGTCAGTTCAAGCCCGTCAGGGACAGCGAGACCATGTCGCTCATTAAGGAGATCTGCGCCGCTGGTAAAGGGGGCAAGCCGGTGAAACTACGCAGCCTGCTCGTAAAGTGCACCAGCTCCGTCACCGGTAAGGCAACTTTCGGCGAGCGTTGCGACATCGACCTCCGGGAGCAGTTTATGGCCGCCATGGAGGTGGCGCAGATTCACAGCTCGGGCTTCTGCGTGGGGGACCTCTTCCCTTCTCTCGGGTTCCTCGACGTCGCCACTGGGATGAGATACCAGCTCTGGCGAGCTCGGAAGCAGCTCGACAACGTGGTTGACAAGATCATCAGAGACTGCGAGGCACgacgagaggagaagaagtcAACGCCCACAGGAGATGAAGACCTTCTAAGCCTCATGCTTAGGATAAGGGACGAGGGGGGTAGTGATTTTCCCATCGAAACCATAAACATCAAGGCAATCATTGTG GATTTGTTCACGGCAGGGACAGAGACAACATCATCTACCGCAGAGTTTGTCATGTCAGAACTCATGAGAAACCCGAAGGTGATGAAAAAGGCACAAGAGGAGGTGCGGCGAATGATGGAGAACAAAAGCCCACAAGATCATGAGAACCACATGGACGAACTACCCTACTTGAGGATGGTGATCAAGGAGACCATGAGGCTACACCCCGTCGTGCCGCTCCTACTCCCTCGCCTTTGTAGGGAGAGCTGCCACGTCGGCGGGTTTGAGATTGCTAAGGGCACCAGGGTCATCATCAACGCGTGGGCGTTAGCAACGAGCCCTGAGAATTGGAACGAACCTGAGGAATTCATGCCAGAGAGGTTCGAAGATAGCGTTGTTGTCAACGATAAAGGTACCCAGTTCAAGTTAATGCCGTTTGGAGGCGGGAGGAGGATGTGCCCTGGTGATGGCTTTGCACTAGCCACGTTGGAGCTCATGGTGGCACGACTTCTGTACTATTTTGAATGGAGCTTGCCAGACGGAATGAGACCAGATGAGCTAGACATGGATGTGAAAGTGGGCACCACATCAAGGAGAAGAAACGAGTTGCGCGTAGTGGCATTGCCATGCAGTATTCCAATAGAAATTTGA